A section of the Carassius auratus strain Wakin unplaced genomic scaffold, ASM336829v1 scaf_tig00042172, whole genome shotgun sequence genome encodes:
- the LOC113085760 gene encoding GTPase IMAP family member 7-like produces MQPTSDKLCLLLIGKTGSGVSASANTILGEQKFDSAKSLNSITDRCQKHTAEVSNRRVTVIDSPNLFNSTDIDLTVELKRGLVMCSSGVHAILLVFPLHTFTQQDADTIFLFKQMFGENAMKHTLVLFTHGDELQNKSISQLIRRNAELSKLTEEYGGRYHLLNNKDLNDREQVTKLLMKIQRMVSENDNSCYTLQMFETQSLDIFLKPKYLYVVSVVIVIALGCVSMENVGSWDFKAFLHACAGGVLSALAGVASGLIWTNIWKNKCRKAGKCTKSLLKNLKVLGVLCGCGAGGISVFILGPVGLTATLLRGTEGGVMAYTTMMKHCRKL; encoded by the coding sequence atgcaGCCAACTTCGGACAAGCTTTGCCTTCTTTTGATCGGTAAAACCGGTTCAGGAGTGAGCGCTTCTGCAAACACTATCCTGGGAGAACAAAAGTTTGATTCCGCGAAGAGCCTGAACTCAATCACCGACAGATGCCAAAAACACACAGCTGAAGTGTCAAACAGAAGAGTTACAGTAATTGACTCTccaaacctctttaattcaactGACATTGATCTGACAGTGGAGTTAAAGAGAGGACTGGTGATGTGCTCTTCTGGAGTCCACGCAATCCTTCTGGTTTTCCCTTTACACACTTTCACTCAGCAAGATGCAGATACCATATTCTTGTTCAAGCAGATGTTTGGTGAAAACGCCATGAAACACACATTAGTCTTGTTCACACATGGAGATGAGcttcaaaataaatcaatcagtCAACTCATTAGACGTAATGCAGAGCTGTCCAAACTAACAGAGGAGTATGGAGGGAGATATCACTTACTGAACAACAAAGATCTGAATGACAGAGAGCAGGTCACCAAACTCCTGATGAAGATCCAGCGAATGGTGTCTGAAAATGACAACAGCTGCTACACTTTACAAATGTTTGAGACTCAGTCACTCGACATATTTCTGAAGCCAAAGTATTTGTATGTGGTCAGTGTTGTCATTGTGATAGCTTTGGGTTGTGTGAGTATGGAGAATGTAGGGTCCTGGGATTTTAAAGCATTTCTACATGCTTGTGCTGGGGGAGTTTTATCAGCATTGGCAGGTGTTGCTTCCGGACTCATTTGGACAAATATATGGAAAAATAAGTGCCGTAAGGCTGGGAAATGTACAAAAAGTCTTCTGAAAAATCTGAAAGTGCTGGGAGTCTTGTGTGGCTGTGGTGCTGGAGGAATCAGTGTGTTTATTCTGGGTCCAGTGGGGTTAACAGCTACATTATTGAGAGGAACAGAGGGGGGTGTCATGGCTTATACCACAATGATGAAACATTGCAGAAAGTTATGA
- the LOC113085759 gene encoding GTPase IMAP family member 8 — protein MTNESSSPHYHLVLLGKVGAGKSATGNSILGQTNFKSKKCLKAVTQDVQSGRVTFNGLNVSVYDTPGFLNPAVQSEDIERKCQTLLHLDDSEPTVFLLVISTDRYTEQEKKATDLVVKFLGDKHLQNTWIIFTKGDELQSNEVTIEQYMEDSEDLQGLVQKLNNRYQVFNNKHDLNNRTQAEELLRKIINMSISQNQLSHTAHHGEKDQIQGAKVLQNQDQRHCSPSTSPGTTSSDENNNIAPRKILLLGKTGVGKSATGNTILGSEVFRSEKDVNAVTTKSSVQHTNVDGKKLSVIDTPGFFDTKLDTKNLVIEFGRSLHLAGGGIHAFLLIFEYGRFTEQEADMLRRVETVFGEDVMKHIIIVFTHGDECNRRKLESGIKNNKFLPSVLNKCGNRYHVINNRDRNNREQVSQLLQMIDTMVDANGGKCYTNEMMEKANKWHFDQLLQILWDILNWAIEILTGYKSNPNNP, from the exons tcaaaaaaatgtttaaaggcAGTAACACAAGATGTTCAGAGTGGAAGAGTGACCTTTAATGGACTGAATGTAAGTGTTTATGACACACCTGGATTTTTAAATCCTGCGGTTCAGAGTGAAGATATTGAGAGGAAATGCCAGACACTTCTTCACTTAGATGATTCAGAACCCACTGTATTTCTATTGGTGATTAGCACTGATAGATATACAGAACAAGAGAAAAAAGCAACTGATTTAGTTGTGAAGTTTTTAGGGGACAAGCATTTGCAAAACACCTGGATTATCTTTACTAAAGGAGATGAGCTACAGAGTAATGAGGTCACCATTGAACAGTACATGGAAGACTCAGAAGATCTTCAAGGTTTGGTGCAGAAACTTAACAACCGATATCAAGTTTTTAACAACAAACATGACCTAAACAACAGAACGCAAGCAGAAGAATTACTCcgaaaaattattaatatgagtATTT CCCAAAACCAACTGAGCCACACAGCACATCATGGAGAAAAGGACCAGATCCAAGGG GCAAAGGTACTGCAAAACCAAGATCAGAGACACTGCTCACCTTCTACAT CTCCAGGGACCACTTCCTCTGATGAGAACAACAATATTGCTCCCCGTAAAATATTGCTTCTAGGCAAGACTGGTGTCGGGAAAAGTGCAACTGGAAACACCATCCTAGGAAGTGAAGTATTTAGGTCTGAAAAAGATGTGAATGCTGTAACTACAAAAAGTAGTGTGCAACACACAAACGTAGATGGGAAAAAATTGTCTGTTATTGACACGCCTGGATTTTTTGACACAAAACTTGACACAAAAAACCTAGTTATAGAGTTTGGAAGGAGCTTGCATCTAGCTGGAGGAGGAATTCATGCTTtccttttaatatttgaatatggCCGGTTCACAGAGCAGGAAGCAGACATGTTGAGGCGTGTAGAGACAGTTTTTGGGGAAGATGTGATGAAGCACATTATCATTGTCTTCACACACGGGGATGAATGCAATCGAAGAAAATTAGAGTCAggcataaaaaataacaaattcctGCCTAGTGTGTTAAACAAATGTGGGAATCGATATCATGTCATCAACAATAGAGACAGGAATAACCGTGAGCAAGTCAGTCAATTACTTCAGATGATTGACACCATGGTAGATGCAAATGGAGGAAAGTGCTACACCAATGAGATGATGGAAAAGGCAAATAAATGGCATTTTGATCAATTGTTGCAGATATTATGGGATATTTTAAACTGGGCAATAGAAATTTTGACAGGGTATAAATCCAATCCTAATAATCCCTAA